Proteins encoded by one window of Mustelus asterias chromosome 9, sMusAst1.hap1.1, whole genome shotgun sequence:
- the LOC144499096 gene encoding parathyroid hormone-related protein-like translates to MSKTKRLFEQLSFAIFLLCCSTPTYGKPVDEVSTIKKRSVSEHQFMHDKSRAIQELQRRIWLHNVMGELHTAEGRRMTQSQPPRHPKQPATWPESPDLAVLLIKLEGGSDSEGTRTPLEQTQETHKPAPFKYQNAKKNSKRKKPGKNSKRKAQRSREEKGRRHARSAASQVRDPGSASHSEPLPTAASGRLWN, encoded by the exons ATGTCGAAAACAAAGAGATTATTTGAGCAGCTGAGCTTTGCGATATTCCTCTTGTGTTGTTCGACGCCCACGTATGGGAAGCCAGTGGATGAAGTGTCCACGATAAa GAAGAGGTCTGTCTCGGAGCACCAGTTCATGCATGACAAGAGCAGGGCTATCCAGGAGCTGCAGAGGCGGATCTGGCTGCACAATGTCATGGGCGAGCTGCACACGGCAGAGGGCCGGCGGATGACTCAGTCACAGCCGCCTCGCCACCCCAAACAGCCGGCGACGTGGCCCGAATCGCCGGACCTGGCCGTGCTGCTCATCAAGCTGGAAGGCGGCAGCGACAGCGAGGGCACCAGGACTCCGCTGGAACAGACACAGGAGACCCACAAGCCCGCGCCTTTCAAATACCAGAACGCCAAGAAGAACAGCAAGAGGAAGAAGCCGGGGAAGAACAGCAAGCGCAAGGCGCAGAGAAGCCGAGAGGAGAAGGGCAGGAGGCACGCCCGCTCCGCCGCCTCCCAAGTCAGGGATCCCGGCAGCGCATCCCACTCGGAGCCGCTCCCCACTGCCGCCTCTGGACGGTTGTGGAACTGA